The following proteins come from a genomic window of Limnohabitans sp. 103DPR2:
- a CDS encoding peptidoglycan DD-metalloendopeptidase family protein, with protein MKLIGVRHVLTVVCFSALATLVGCSSKPRGPIPVEDRVAGQSSSRTAKAPAPQANPSTGAVSTPISMGASLPGSENAGKPGYYSVRPGDTLTKIALDHGQAWRDIAKWNGLDNPNVIEVDQVLRVAPLPVETKVAAAPKPAAAPPQQSPQPAPQAPSTSNNAEDGLTFAWPHSGQILAGFDEAKNKGLDFAGKAGDPVLAAADGKVVYAGSGLRGYGNLVILKHNNTYLTAYAHNQSLLVKEDQAVVKGQRIAEMGSSDADRVKLHFEIRKQGKPVDPSKFLPSRP; from the coding sequence ATGAAATTGATAGGTGTCCGTCACGTTTTGACGGTAGTTTGTTTTTCAGCATTGGCTACGTTGGTGGGCTGTAGTTCAAAGCCGCGTGGCCCTATTCCTGTAGAAGACCGTGTGGCTGGCCAAAGCAGTTCGCGCACTGCCAAAGCCCCTGCGCCTCAAGCCAATCCAAGCACGGGTGCTGTCAGCACGCCTATTTCGATGGGGGCATCCTTGCCCGGTTCTGAGAATGCAGGCAAGCCAGGCTACTACAGCGTTCGACCAGGTGACACCCTGACCAAAATTGCCCTGGACCATGGACAAGCTTGGCGCGACATTGCCAAATGGAATGGCCTAGACAACCCCAACGTGATTGAAGTTGACCAGGTCCTTCGTGTGGCACCTTTGCCTGTAGAGACCAAAGTGGCTGCTGCCCCAAAGCCTGCTGCCGCACCTCCCCAACAAAGCCCCCAGCCTGCACCCCAAGCGCCTTCAACATCCAACAATGCCGAGGATGGTTTGACTTTTGCATGGCCGCATTCGGGTCAAATCTTGGCTGGCTTTGATGAAGCCAAAAACAAGGGTCTAGACTTTGCAGGCAAGGCGGGCGACCCCGTGCTGGCAGCTGCCGACGGTAAGGTGGTGTATGCGGGTTCGGGCCTCAGAGGTTATGGCAACTTGGTGATCTTGAAGCACAACAACACCTACCTCACAGCCTACGCGCACAACCAAAGTTTGCTGGTTAAAGAAGATCAAGCCGTGGTCAAAGGTCAACGCATTGCAGAGATGGGAAGTTCGGATGCCGATCGTGTGAAGTTGCATTTTGAAATTCGCAAGCAAGGCAAACCTGTCGACCCTTCTAAATTTTTGCCTTCACGTCCATGA